The genomic DNA TCGATATGGTAAGCGGCCGAAAAATGAACGGCGACGCCATCGTGGCACTGACGAACCTTGAGCTAAGGTGGCCGATCTTACGCTGTCGTAAAAAGCCGGGCGGTGGTCTGATGGTCATTTCGACCCACCCCATCAACCGGGCCCCATTTCTAGAAGCACTCGATGAAATTTCGATTGGCAGTCCTGCTTGGAGCCGAGATGATATCCGACGCAAAGACGTCAGATTGGCGGTTCAGCTGCGTGGACGGCTTAAATTCGGTGAGGATGAGGCCTGGGAAATGGGAACAATCCTTAATATCGGCGCTCGAGGCTGTTTCTTTCATACTTATCAGCAAGCAGAGAAAGATATGCCGGTCGTCGTTGAGCTCCGAGACCTCTATGATTTACCGTTCGAAATCAAAGGACGGGTGGCCTGGACACGGAAATGGCGCCAAAGCCCCAAACTGCCAGGTTTCGGTATTGTCTTTGAAGACGGACCCATGGAGCATCTCATCGATGCCATCATGAGTTTAC from Deltaproteobacteria bacterium includes the following:
- a CDS encoding PilZ domain-containing protein, which translates into the protein MVTDNRFVVLCDAERQGRYSNELVEATHKVEMVDDVVEVFKTCIRRPPLAVIVDMVSGRKMNGDAIVALTNLELRWPILRCRKKPGGGLMVISTHPINRAPFLEALDEISIGSPAWSRDDIRRKDVRLAVQLRGRLKFGEDEAWEMGTILNIGARGCFFHTYQQAEKDMPVVVELRDLYDLPFEIKGRVAWTRKWRQSPKLPGFGIVFEDGPMEHLIDAIMSLPSVVHLGK